A stretch of the Elephas maximus indicus isolate mEleMax1 chromosome 3, mEleMax1 primary haplotype, whole genome shotgun sequence genome encodes the following:
- the LOC126073643 gene encoding small proline-rich protein 2G-like: MSYQQQQCKQPCQPPPVVCPPKCPEPCPPPKCPEPCPPPKCPEPCPPPKCPPQPCQQKCPPTQIYQPCQQKCPPKSK; encoded by the coding sequence ATGTCTTACCAACAGCAGCAGTGCAAGCAACCCTGCCAACCACCTCCTGTGGTGTGCCCACCTAAGTGCCCTGAGCCATGTCCACCTCCAAAGTGCCCAGAGCCATGCCCACCTCCAAAGTGCCCAGAGCCATGTCCACCCCCAAAATGCCCACCTCAGCCATGTCAGCAGAAATGCCCTCCTACACAGATATACCAACCCTGCCAGCAGAAGTGTCCTCCTAAGAGCAAGTAA